The sequence ATGAATCTTCGTCGAAACCCTAAACGTTTCCGGTCCTTCGTTAACTCAAAAAGGAGAGTGGCTGGCCTTCCGCACTCAATGTACTTAACCGATGAAACGAAAAGGAATAGTGCGATTTATTTGCCCATCCTTTTGAACAAACATTCAACGAAAGTTCTGCTACACTGATGCAAACAGATGAAGCAGTTACAGATGTGTCtcgtgatatttttaatttcaatattcCGCTTGTAACCGAAGAAATGGTTAGAGTcgcattgaacaaattgaagttgttgttcgctgctggacccgacggtattCCCTCATCTGTGCTGAAGCGTTGTGCAGGTGCTCTCAGTTATCCACTAGCAAGACTGTTCAACCTTTCAACTCTACAATGTGAGTTTCCTtctcgatggaagttctcctatCTGTTTCCTGTTCACAAAAAAGGTGATAAACGCAATGTCTCCAATTATCGAGGAATAACGTCTTTGTGTGATTGCTCAAAGCTGTTCGAAGTTATTGTGTACGATTCCCTCTTTGCCAGCTGTAGGAACTACATAGGTAACGAGCAGCATAAGTTCTATCCGAAACGTTCGGTGTCATCTAATCTCATGTTGTTCACTTCGAAATGTGTGCAGAGTATGGAAGGCGGATGGCAAATCGACGCAGCGTATATGGATCTCAAAGCAGCATTTGACCGAGTGGATCATGGAATTCTTCTATCAAAATTGCAACGACTGGGAATCTCATCGATGAGCGTGGAATGGTTCAGATCCTACCTAACAAACCGTTCTGTCAGTGCAAAAATTGGCTCCTCGATTTCAGAAGTTTTCTCAAACCTGTCCGGAGTTCCGCAAGGCAGTAATCTTGGTCCGCTgctgttttcgattttcatgaacgattttttgCTACTGTTACCACCGGAATGCAGACTCTCCTATGCCGATGACACAAAAATCTTTAAAGTTATCAAATGTCTCCTGGATTGCATTGAGTTACAGGAAATGATACAAACGTACGTTGAATGGTGCtcaaaaaactatttatgtTTAAGTATCGAGAAATGCTGTATCATCTCCTTCCATCGTAAAACTGATCCTGTcatattcgattatttcattgcgGAGAGATCCATGACACGAGTGGAGATCATAAAGGATCTTACTGTCATTCTGGATCAAAAAATGACTTTTAGACTTCATTATGACGAAATTTTAGCCAAAGCCATTTGTCAACTCGGTTTCATCATGAAGATTGCCTCAGAGTTTCGGAATCCGTTGTGTTTGAGATCTTTGTATTGCTCACATGTACGCTCTATACTTGAGTCAAACGTTGTGGTATGGTGTCCTTACCATGCTCTCTGGAATACTAGgattgaagctgttcaacgaaaatttgtgtGATACGCTCTGCGCCTGCTACCGTGGCGTGACCCCATGAACTTACCGCCATATACCGATCGATGTCGTCTATTGAATCTTGAGCCATTGGAAACACGACGAATCATTGCTCAAGCTACAtttgcagggttgttacgaaaaatttcaaaatcagaatgcgcgaaatccgcgcaaaGTCGAATATTGAAACGCGCAAAATCCGCGCGAAGTAGAAAACTAAtacgcgcgatattcgagccaagcattacaccactatttctATGCAGGTTATACTTTTCGCAAAACTTGAAAATCCacttaaatataaaaatctgcataagtttgtcatataaacacaacaaaaaaggccgcatacaacacgtcactttgagaaaccccatgaaaacgatttcatttttactTTCCATCTTTTTCGACCTTAGTTAATTTATactctgatgtacggaaaatgttaaattaaaaatcaaatggcttacaattgtgattttgaaagaagttaaacagatttcagtgAAGACATTTTGTAGCTACAACATATTATTACTCGGCAAGCTTTTTTTCctcggtaagaagaattttaacgTAAGCCACAAAGGATGATCTGATTAAcactttttaatttcagtttcaattatttatcgccTTCTGATTAGCTTATGTTTTCTGAGACAGCACCTTCTTCTGTGGTTGCAATTTACCCTGAATGTCTTCCTTTTCCTCCTCATCTTGCattcttttatttggagcaggaaaaagtccACTGCAGTTAGTTTctatcaaacttgctctccagcaggcataaaacctcctcatcttttgcatcaagagATTACAATCAGCCAAAGGATACATTTCCTTATATCTAGTGCTtttatagtaactaaatctaatcaGACAATGACATgaggaacgatttcttgataacattatgtgataaatgaaagtagaaagaattgaaacatttgttaaacaTGCGACACATGTTAGCAATGGACTCGTTATattcataattagttctagcatagggaGCCCGAAGAAAAAATAGGCTCGAAaattacgacgtcgaatgtctaattgtaataattgcaatagctcggagcaatcgattcgcgtctgaagtaggtctgccacaaaattaaaggatatctccatggaagacgtCAAACAGCGATtcggacaaatttgcgttgaatcgcttcaatgcgttggatatcgttttggtaataagaTGACCAGATAACAACAGCATGTTCGAGATTTGAAcgaactaaagcgcaatacagagcttgcaagcaatgtacatcagaaatttttttagtaaaataaatccaaatagCTCAGAGGCTTTGGAGTTAGTAAACTCTGTGTGCACCTTAACATTTAATTTGGAATGCAGGAGACCAcacaggtccttaacagacgatacGCGTTCGAaaacagtttgtgaaatattatagtcgaacttgaatacagatttcttgcgactaaaagagatgatggagcatttagaggcatttaaaaccattttgttgatgttaaaccaattagttaaattatctaactgctcttgtaggaactctgagtcagctgcagatttgattatatgaaatattttaatgtcatcggcgaacgatagttttatACACTTGATCGGAACATttggatcgttgagatacaattaAAATATAAACGGTTCTAGGTGACTTCCTCGAGTAACTCCAAAGGAAAAagcaaatggtgaggttgtacagtctcctattttcactatcatttcataaCCAGTTGATATGAATGAagccaattcaaaaatgattcGCTAAATCCCAGTCTAtttaacttggagatcgttatgtgatgattgataTTTTCGAACGCAACAGAGAAATCGGTATGtatagaatctacttgtagtcgtgcttgtaaagaacgtATGATTAAGGCAgtgtaggttactaaatttgtggaagttgaacgctttggcatgaatccatgctggGTCTCAGATATGTAATCAGAGcaattatgtgttataaaatccagaactataatttcaaacagcttcgcgCACAAATCagcaattccacggtagttggatactatgCCCTTGTTGACATAGGAATTCTTCTATTTTTCAGGAAAAATTATagaacgcaaagaacaattgaaaatgttggatagatgaactaacaaactattagagcaatttcttatcaccacgaaTAGAATCCCGTTGGATCTAGCACTAGATGAACGCTTTAgccttttcatttcatttcttgTCCAATTTCGCTTCGTAAGCCTGTCGTgcaaattttgttttaagattGCAATTTTCATCACACACAAAATTTGTGACCACATTATCGAAGAATAAcattccatttattacgttatttgcattattgaatgtgttttcactgagacgatatcttccatctgaCATCAATATCTTTGAGTGCGAAAATCTTCTCTCGATTTCCGCATTAGAATGGGAAAACGCAATCACATATATTGAAAcgtttttgtaattcctggtaaCAGCTCTGCTGAAATAGCAATTTGTACCACTCAAGATCGGagagcataaaatcgaaattttgttcacTGATGAAAACATTTGCTAGAACTGCTTTATCGAcaattttggttttatcaaggtgaaaattcaccagttcggccagctcgaccaattgctgaaacgttggCCCATCCCTAATTTTttggggtttcataaaactcacaagcttcaaaacACAGCTTTGCAGGCAagcaaagaatttttttattcgaacaaatgattcacaaatgtgaaatgatgttttttgaaatttgcgCAAAATCCAaatcaaaatcttagcagaaaccgcgccgaatccgcgaaaatcgcgaatTCCGCAAaaaccgcgaaatccgcgcgaccgtaacaaccctgcattTGCTGCTAAACTGCTTTTGGAGGATATTGACAGCCCACCTTTGCTAATGCGGTTAAGTCTCTACGCACCGGAAAAATCACTTCGTCAACGCAACTTTCTGCTCCTGGAATCAAGAAATACGGTTTATGGACAGCACGAACCTTTTCGCTCAGTCTGTACGAGATTCAACGAGTTTTTTCCAGTATTTCGATTTTAATATGTCGTCCCGTGTGTTTCATCAACCATTCCATTATTGCAAATGTCATAACACTTCGGAGCCCACATGAGCCTTGCACAATGATTGAGAATAGTTATGTCTACTTGACCTTTTTCATATTGTGTATCGTGATAATTATTTTAGTGTACTTACTTcattaatttttattcattaagacaagCTATGTCAGATGAATcataagaaacaaataaacatgtaacGATTACttgcgatcggtaaagtggaatagtgtgatttttttaacacagaggtcagtagtgtccttcatgcaatgcgagaatgAATCAGCTTTGTCATTTTGTGACTTTTCGGGCGCAAGAACAGAAAAACTGCTTTGAAGCACGAAGCGTACTCGGTACTagttttggaaaaatgctgagaTTGAATTGTAAACAagagtcagctgatttattctcgcattgctcCAATGACACTACTGACCtctgtgtttaaaaaaaaatcacaccattCTACTttacagatgtaacagattgtatatctttttcaatttttttcctgcAAAGCGAATATGCAAAAAACAAATATTCTCATTtggggtttgaccgatttttatgttaaactgtaatGCcatctagcagttcaacataaatcgcAGATGTGAAGTTATCGCTATTTGCAATACACTCATCATCAAATTTGCAAAGTTCTTCATGgtatgccgaacgaaaacaagttctgGCTTAtattggccgattcaggtagTGATTCTTTAgtggtaatatgagaaaggtgtcATTGTCCCATTAGGTGGTTAGAAACAGGGTTTCCTTCTATTGTTTAACATAATGCAAAATTGTCGAAACAAAGCCCACACTGAACATATGTTTCAATTGCTTTATTCCTCAAAAACTTCCAACTAAGAATCAACTTTTGTTGGAATGCTCATACCGCATTACAGCAAATGTTGTATCACGACTTTTTTTTGGTATCATAGATTTTAAAGCACGAATATCATATATTTAGAAGATAATTGCAAAgaacatagtaaaaaaaactatatcacataTTGCAACAGGTAATATGACGACACAATTCAAGACACTTTAACGACAAAAGACTACAATACGACAAGAGAGTACATATACAAAAAGGACGCCGGACGAAACAAACATGTAACACTAATCGTCGGTAGACTTCGTAAAGAATTCATTTTCATCGATCTACCGACGTTTGTACTACCTTTTGAGTAAACTGTGATGTAGGACCAGTAGCGAGCAATAGTGAACCATTAATGTTGAGATTTGCGGTAATGACTGTATTCTTGCCGCCGGCATTGAGATCTTTATTAACCATCGACGTCGGCATTCGCTTTCCGTTCGTTTCAACACGGTTTGTGACACCCTTCTGGCGATTGGTGGAGTTGCTTAAATCTCTCTTGAATTCATTAAAAGCCGATAAAGCAAAGTTTTCAAAAAGAGCTTCCGAATCAGATAGTTCCGCGTGCGTAGAATTCGAATTTGCATGCTTTGCCGATTGTTGTGACTGTTGGATGGTATAGTTAGTACCGGAATTAATGTTCGGTGAAGTACTACCGGTGCGCGTTTCAACGTTGCTGTGGCCGGTCTGGAACCCATCGTACAACGTGGCATTCTGTTTGGTTACATCTAGTGGGTTGGTTCTTTGGATATTTTGAGCAGGGGCAGTTAATGTAGCAAATGGGTTCGAAAGCGAATTAGTAGCCGTTGGAACCGATGAATAATTGTAAAAAGCTTTGTTCAACGATAGTACTTCGTCCACTTTGGACGAGCTATCAGCAAAGTTTTCGATCTCATCCGTGAAAGAAATAGCAGTGGAATGACCATTTACTGCGAAGGAATTGTCGATGGCAGTGTCCTGTATGAAGGTTCCAAATGGGTTTAAAAATGCAAACAATGTGGCATgcttattttttctattttggtTACGTTTAGAAAGCATGCTTTTCTacttaaaataaaaatgataaaaattacACAAATTCGTATACCTGTGGATTGAAAGGTGCCGACCCGAACAAATCCTGATATCCGTTACCGTTGATAGCCGTACCACTGTTCTGGTTAACTGAGGTTGTCCTTCGTGGGGCAGATTTCTGTGGAGGAGGAGCCACTGAAAACAGAAAAGAAATCCCATTTATCTGGTTTCAAAGCCGGCAAAAGTCCATACAAACACTTACGAATTGGAGGAGGACTTGTGGGAGCACCGCATCCGTTGCTGCCATTGTTTCCGTTGGTGAAACTGTTATGgttgctgctactgctgctagTAAACAGCTGTTGGCCTATGCTTTGCTTCGGTGGTTCAAATCCGAACAGATCATTGCTGATTTTGTTTCCACCAATCGAAGGACTGTCATTGTCCGGAGCACGCGGATCAAAATCACTATCCGAGTCGGAATTTAAAAGCAAACCTTCCATCTTTGTTCCGACTGAAGGTTTGAATGCTTCCAGTGTGCTGTTGATCTGTTGGAACAAGATACAATACAGTACAATCAGTGCAATCGGTAACCAATAGGAATACTTCTCAAACCTGATTTTGTATATTCCGGGGTGGAACGAGTGGAGCAAAGTGCTTCGGTGATGTTTCGATCAACAGTTGATCATCATTGTTTGGTAACGACACATCGATGCCTGAAAGATTGACTGTTTACTCATCAAGTAGAGCCGAAATCAATTGCAGTTTCAACTCACCCAGATCCGGCGTCTTACTGCCATTGACTGTGGCCATGTGGCTATCGAGGCCGTTTTCCAACGCTGGCACATCGTAGATATCACGGAGTCCAAGCCTCAGCAGCAGTTTGTCCAAGTCCGGCTTCGACACTAGCTCCGAGAGGTCCTTCAGGCGTTGACGGTACGCGGAAACCGTGTTCTCCAGCTGTTTGTTCTGGGTTTGCAACTTCGATGTTTCCACTGTTTTGCCACTGTCATTCACGTAGCGTCTATTGAGAAAAAGATCATtagaaaaagtgttgaatataattatgcaatttcATATATTATAGACGGATTTGATGCTTTTATTCACATTCTtaattttttcgtaattttttaacaaatttttttacTTAGTTAAACTGTGGCAGTtaaagattgtcccagaaagtatggacgcaaccaaaaatcgctgccatttcgcaatggttcagaatctgtcaatttttatggctgagtccagttgtttacactcttctctaaccacttgcgcagttatttattcgttttcattagtttatttcgaaatgcgtggactttcagcagaacaacgtcgaaaaattgtgaacaaatggtcctgctaaccctcagttggataaacgtatactgaaggcgttcgagcaaaagaagaaggtttcagttcgcgatgtggccaaaaaagtgggcgctttgaagtcaaatgttctttgtgctaaagaacgtttgaatcttcgaacctataagaagcagaaacaaccaaaacgtagtccgaaacaagaaacatcgaccaggccgaggattcgaaagctgtacaatacgattcttgctgtacatttgaactgcataatcatggacgacgaaacctacgtgaaactcgattaaaaatccttgccgggaccaaaaTATTagacggtgcgagaagggcaagtgttaaaccagtccgagacatcgattgaagtcgaaaaatttggtaagaaagttatggtctggcaaacaatttgtagctgcggtaagatttcgaaacccttcatcaccactgcttcaatgaacagcgaaatatacataaagaaatgtttacaaaaataacttctacccatgatttgaagccacaaggatccttcttctggctagatcttgcttcttgccactactcgaaatcaacggtagaatggtatactaccaaaaatgtcactttcgtcccaaaaaacattaatccaccaaattgtccacaacttcgaccaattgaggaattttgggcattaacgaaggcacatcttaggaacgaTGTTGTCGATTCTCGAGAATTCAGCCTATAGCTGGCAAtccgcagtggtcgatgaactgaatatagcgtgagtcttccagatgacttTGGGAAATATTTGAATCTGATCAGTTATTATGAATCTCATGaaatgctttttgcctttctctatagaaaaggtattagaattgctgggaaaaccgactttcgaacgaagcctcgaagacccataatgttttataccaatcgactcagctcgacgagatcgaaaaatgtcggtgtatgtatgtttgtgcaCCTTTCGAAGATTGTTTTGTCGCTCAGTCTTTCAACGAGTTTTTTACCGCGCAGTTTTGTCAAAgatagctcaaccgattttaacttgTTTGAAGGCTTCTACtgagctattgatcaagttcgaagaaatGGCTGTGgcttctgattccggagatataatggtataagtgacgtaatcgataaAACGTATTTTTAGGTTAGCATCGTTCTTCCCATATATAAAGGCAACGTAAATGTTAAGTTAAGGATGCCATGCACCAGCTCAAACCAACAGAGCAGCTGGTAAGGATGGTATCGCATCTGAACTCATAAACATGGGCCCAGAAAAGTTAGCCACGTGTTTGCACCGATTAATAGTCAGGAAAAGACCgaacagctaccggaggagtggaaggaaTGAGTAATTTGGCTCATCCACAAGAAAGGCGAGCATTTGGAACGCAAAAAGAGAACTTCCAAGCGATCACAATTCTgaatgccgcctacaaagtgCTATTCCAGATCATCTGCATTCCATCGTATATCACCTAAAACGAATGAGTTCTTAGGAAGTTAACAAGCCGGCTTCGTCGATGGCCGATCGCCAACGGACCAGATCTTCACCGTGTGGtaaatcctccaaaaatgccgtgaataccGACCGCATAGAACCATGGACCGCATAGAGCCATGTCGGGGTACGATTTTCACGAGATCCTGTCAATTTGTGTGATTTGCGGATGACATGGCAGAGTGGCAGAGTTGTACACTCGACTGAAACGCGAAGCAGCAATGGTTGGATTGGTGGTGAAGgcgtcgaaaacaaagtacATGCTAGTAGGCGGAACCGAGCACGACAGAATACGTCTAGGAAGTAATGTCACGATAGACGGGGATACCTTCGAGGTAGTGGAAGAATTTGTTTTCCTCGCATCCTTACTAACGGCTGACAACAATGTGAGTCGTGAAATACGAAGACGCATCATCAGTGGAAGTCGTGGCTACTACGGGATTCAAAAGAATCAGCGGTCAAAAAAGATTCACCTCCgcacgaaatgtattaggtacaAAATGCTCATAAGACCGGTGATCCTCTACGGACACGAAGTTTTCGAGCGACGCGTGCTAAGGACGATCTTCGGAGGTGTGCAGGAGAACGGCGTGTGGTAGTGAAAAATGAACTACGAGCTCGCTGCACTCTACGGCGAACCCAGCATCCAGAAAGTGGCCAAAGCCGGAAGAATACGGTGGGCagggcatgttgcaagaatgccGGAAAACAACCCTGCTAAACTGGTATTTGCCACAAATCCGTTTGGAACAAAAAGGCGGGGAgcacagcgggcaagatgggtgAACCCGGTAGAACGTAATCTGACTAACATTGGGTGTGATCGAGGATGGAGAGCGGCAGCCACAAACCGAGTATTGTGACGTACTATTGTTGATTATGTGTTATCCTAAATGTGATGTAGAGcaaatatatgtatgtatgtaaatgTCAAGAGAAATgatgccgaatatgtgacataaacgctgaagcatgTGAATTACAAAATATTCAGTAACTTAT comes from Malaya genurostris strain Urasoe2022 chromosome 3, Malgen_1.1, whole genome shotgun sequence and encodes:
- the LOC131439196 gene encoding PTB domain-containing adapter protein ced-6 isoform X3; its protein translation is MASTLMFWNKQNSNSQNGNDAKNTKNGRNWLHAPDVLVNGHVAYLVKFLGSTPVEQAKGIEVVKEAIRRLQFTQQMKKAEGGSNVKTKKVEITVSVDGVAIQEPRTQTILHQFPLHKISYCADEKGVKKFFSFIAKTGTGASTQSLSTASDDTHSSHSADQDGQHECFVFISNKLASDITLTIGQAFDLAYRRYVNDSGKTVETSKLQTQNKQLENTVSAYRQRLKDLSELVSKPDLDKLLLRLGLRDIYDVPALENGLDSHMATVNGSKTPDLVNLSGIDVSLPNNDDQLLIETSPKHFAPLVPPRNIQNQINSTLEAFKPSVGTKMEGLLLNSDSDSDFDPRAPDNDSPSIGGNKISNDLFGFEPPKQSIGQQLFTSSSSSNHNSFTNGNNGSNGCGAPTSPPPILAPPPQKSAPRRTTSVNQNSGTAINGNGYQDLFGSAPFNPQDTAIDNSFAVNGHSTAISFTDEIENFADSSSKVDEVLSLNKAFYNYSSVPTATNSLSNPFATLTAPAQNIQRTNPLDVTKQNATLYDGFQTGHSNVETRTVTTIGKACKFEFYARGTI
- the LOC131439196 gene encoding PTB domain-containing adapter protein ced-6 isoform X1; translated protein: MASTLMFWNKQNSNSQNGNDAKNTKNGRNWLHAPDVLVNGHVAYLVKFLGSTPVEQAKGIEVVKEAIRRLQFTQQMKKAEGGSNVKTKKVEITVSVDGVAIQEPRTQTILHQFPLHKISYCADEKGVKKFFSFIAKTGTGASTQSLSTASDDTHSSHSADQDGQHECFVFISNKLASDITLTIGQAFDLAYRRYVNDSGKTVETSKLQTQNKQLENTVSAYRQRLKDLSELVSKPDLDKLLLRLGLRDIYDVPALENGLDSHMATVNGSKTPDLVNLSGIDVSLPNNDDQLLIETSPKHFAPLVPPRNIQNQINSTLEAFKPSVGTKMEGLLLNSDSDSDFDPRAPDNDSPSIGGNKISNDLFGFEPPKQSIGQQLFTSSSSSNHNSFTNGNNGSNGCGAPTSPPPILAPPPQKSAPRRTTSVNQNSGTAINGNGYQDLFGSAPFNPQDTAIDNSFAVNGHSTAISFTDEIENFADSSSKVDEVLSLNKAFYNYSSVPTATNSLSNPFATLTAPAQNIQRTNPLDVTKQNATLYDGFQTGHSNVETRTGSTSPNINSGTNYTIQQSQQSAKHANSNSTHAELSDSEALFENFALSAFNEFKRDLSNSTNRQKGVTNRVETNGKRMPTSMVNKDLNAGGKNTVITANLNINGSLLLATGPTSQFTQKTSKNGLFTSDDLLDTFDPLKK
- the LOC131439196 gene encoding PTB domain-containing adapter protein ced-6 isoform X2, with product MASTLMFWNKQNSNSQNGNDAKNTKNGRNWLHAPDVLVNGHVAYLVKFLGSTPVEQAKGIEVVKEAIRRLQFTQQMKKAEGGSNVKTKKVEITVSVDGVAIQEPRTQTILHQFPLHKISYCADEKGVKKFFSFIAKTGTGASTQSLSTASDDTHSSHSADQDGQHECFVFISNKLASDITLTIGQAFDLAYRRYVNDSGKTVETSKLQTQNKQLENTVSAYRQRLKDLSELVSKPDLDKLLLRLGLRDIYDVPALENGLDSHMATVNGSKTPDLGIDVSLPNNDDQLLIETSPKHFAPLVPPRNIQNQINSTLEAFKPSVGTKMEGLLLNSDSDSDFDPRAPDNDSPSIGGNKISNDLFGFEPPKQSIGQQLFTSSSSSNHNSFTNGNNGSNGCGAPTSPPPILAPPPQKSAPRRTTSVNQNSGTAINGNGYQDLFGSAPFNPQDTAIDNSFAVNGHSTAISFTDEIENFADSSSKVDEVLSLNKAFYNYSSVPTATNSLSNPFATLTAPAQNIQRTNPLDVTKQNATLYDGFQTGHSNVETRTGSTSPNINSGTNYTIQQSQQSAKHANSNSTHAELSDSEALFENFALSAFNEFKRDLSNSTNRQKGVTNRVETNGKRMPTSMVNKDLNAGGKNTVITANLNINGSLLLATGPTSQFTQKTSKNGLFTSDDLLDTFDPLKK